Below is a window of Alphaproteobacteria bacterium DNA.
ATCGTCTTTGTCTTGTCCAATTATCTGATCATCAAGGAAATTGTCACATTGTACAAATTCCACAATTTGATCCAAGCCAACACCACCGTGCGCCTAATCTTTGCCGTTTGTTAAATGATCCCCATATTTTGAAAATTTTTCATTTTGCCCGTTTTGATATTGCGATGCTTAATTTTTATCTTCACTGCGATTGCAAGCCTGTATATTGTACCAAAATTGCGTCTAAACTTGCCAGAACCTATACAGATCGACATGGTCTTAAAGATCTATGTAGGGATGTTTTGGGTGTGGAAATATCAAAACAGCAACAATCTTCTGATTGGGGACATGAAAATTTGTCCCCTGAACAGCTTAATTATGCCGCCCATGATGTTATTTATCTGCACAAACTTAAAGAACAGTTAGATGATTTGCTTAAACGAGAAAATCGATATCATTTAGTCAAAGCTTGTTTTGATTTCCTACCTACAAGAGCCGCATTGGATATCGCTGGGTGGGCAGAATTAGATATATTTGCCCATTAATTTGTTATATAATTAATAAGGATGGAAGTTAAGAATATATAATTGGTTATATTAAATGTTTGGGAAAACACTCATATTATTTCTTATCGAACTTGGTACAAAAATAAACAATTTTAAACAAAAATTTGTTATTCAAGATCCTGTATTTTTTTTTAGAACTTTAAAAATAGTTTTACCTATTTTTGTTTTATGTGCAGGGGGGCTTTTAATTTGGTGGTCTTATTTTAAAGCCGCAGAACAACGTTTTAGCCTTAATGATAGTAAGCTTGCCCCAAGTGAAATAGATGGCTTAAATATGGTTAATCCCAAATATTCAGGTGTGGATTCTTCGGGGCGGGTATTTACCTTGACCGCGCAGACAGCAAAACAAATTGACCCTGAAACTGGAATTATACATTTAGAAAAACCCACAGGTGATGTCACATTAAAAGATGGCAAA
It encodes the following:
- a CDS encoding ribonuclease D, whose product is MSITFHHGDLPNDITFDGSVAIDTETLGLNIKRDRLCLVQLSDHQGNCHIVQIPQFDPSQHHRAPNLCRLLNDPHILKIFHFARFDIAMLNFYLHCDCKPVYCTKIASKLARTYTDRHGLKDLCRDVLGVEISKQQQSSDWGHENLSPEQLNYAAHDVIYLHKLKEQLDDLLKRENRYHLVKACFDFLPTRAALDIAGWAELDIFAH
- the lptC gene encoding LPS export ABC transporter periplasmic protein LptC, which translates into the protein MFGKTLILFLIELGTKINNFKQKFVIQDPVFFFRTLKIVLPIFVLCAGGLLIWWSYFKAAEQRFSLNDSKLAPSEIDGLNMVNPKYSGVDSSGRVFTLTAQTAKQIDPETGIIHLEKPTGDVTLKDGKWFYLQAGSGNFSHKEKFLELNQEVQLHDNSGLEFHTKSAHIDLENGNARGTDSIIGTGSFGNLNGSGFEIQDNGKNIKLLGKSNLILNNRPQP